The region ATGGAGTCGGGAGATACCTGGACTGGACCTGGCGCCCATGGTGCTGCTAGGCCGCCTCAATGAAGCTTCCCATGTTGTGTCCACCGAGCACCTGGCACCCATTTTCAAGGCAGCAGGACTGAAACAGGGAGAGTTCGATGTTCTGGCGACCCTTGTTCGCTCGGGGCACCCCTACAAGTTGATGCCCACGGAACTCTACAGGTCCACCATGATGAGCTCCGGTGGCATGACAGCCCGGCTCGACCGGCTGGAGAAGTCTGGACACATCACCCGTTGCCCGCATCCGGAAGACCGCCGCGCGCTCATGGTCTGCCTGACAGACCAGGGCTTGAAGCTCATCAAGGGCATGATGCCGGACTATATCACCTGCCAGCAAAAGACAGTCAGTGGCCTGACCGACGCGGAGGTCGAACAGCTTTCGGCGCTGCTGGAGAAATTTATCGCCTCAACGGCCCGGTAAAGGACCGCAAGGCTGCCTCCTCCCTCACTCGTCGACCATCGGCATCCTGTTCCAGGCGTCGAGCGCGGCGATCTTGTAGGCCTCAGCGAGGGTCGGATAATTGAAGGTGTTCTCGACGAAGTATTCGAGCGTGCCCTTCAGGTTCAAAACCGCCTGGCCGATGTGGATCAGCTCAGTCGCCCCTTCACCCACAATGTGACAGCCCAGAAGACGGCGGGTCTTCAGGGAAAAGATCATTTTGAGCATGCCGGAATTCAGCCCCATGATATGGCCGCGCGAGGTCTCCCGGAAGCGCGCAATGCCGCACTCGTATGGAATGCCCCGTTCCTTCACCTCTTCTTCGGTCATGCCGACAGTCGAGATTTCCGGCACGGCGTAGATTCCATAAGGAAAGTACTCCGGCGGATCATAGGCCTTTTCGCCAAGTGCATGGCAGGTCGCGATCCGGCCTTGCTCCATGGACGTCGAGGCCAGGCTTGGAAAGCCGATGACGTCGCCCGCCGCAAAAATATGCTCGACGTCTGTCTGAAACGTCTGTGCATCTACCTTCAGCCGCCCGCGGTGATCGACAGTCAGGCCGCAGGCATCAAGATTGAGCGGTTGGGTGTTGCCCATGCGTCCGGCGGCGAAGAGCACCACGTTGGACCGGATGCAACGCCCCCCTTCCAGCTCGATCTCGCATTTTCCCGGACCATGTTTGGTGATCTTTTCAACCTTTGAGCCGAAACGCATGACAATGCCTCGATCGCGCAGCTCGTGGGTAAAGTCTGCCACCAGTTCGCTGTCGATGAAATCGAGCATCGTGTCGCGTGGTTCGATAAGGGTGACATGCACATCAAGCGCGGAGAAGATGGTCGCATACTCGATACCGATCACGCCGGCTCCGATCACGGCGATCGACCGCGGCAGGTCGACCAGATCAAGAATTTCGTCGCTGTCGAGAATATATTCTCCATCGAACGGCACATAGTCCGGCCGAAAGGGCTGCGTTCCAACGGCGATCAGGAACTTGTCCGCGGAGAAGTGAAAGGTCTCCCCCGCCTCGCCTTCAACCTCGATGCTCTTCTCATCGACGAATTTTGCTTCGCCTCGAAGCGTCGAAACCTGGTTGCGCGCGAACTGGTGCTCCAGCACCTCGATCTCGTGGTTCAAGGTGATGTGCAAACGGGCGCGCAGGTCATCTGCGGAAATGTCCTGCTTGACCCGGTAGGACCGGCCATAGAAGCCACGCTCGCGCCAGCCCGAAAGATTCAACGCTGTCTCGCGAAGGGTCTTGGAGGGAATTGTTCCCGTGTGAACCGACACGCCACCGACCCGGCGGCCGCGTTCGACCACCAAAACGTCCCGACCGAACTTGGCCGCCTGAATGGCGGCGCGGCGCCCGGCAGGCCCGCTGCCGATCACAATCAGATCATAATGTTCCATGTACCAGCGCCCCATGCTGAGATTTTGTTGTGCTCGCTCTCCAGACCGCACTGTTTACAACTTTACCGAAAAAGATGAACGTGATGTCAAAAGCTACAACTGTTCGGCATTTTCAGCGATTTTTCCCAGTGGGAGAGCGGCTAGACGTTCAGCAATACAAATTGCGCACAGCATTGACGGGAAAATCCGAGGTGCCGAAAGCAAAAGCTGGTGCCACGCTTCTGCAAACGCGCGCCTAGCCCCCGGCCTTGCTAGGGAAGACTACATCGCCACACCCATTCAATTCCTCATTGCCACTCCAGCGTCGATCCGCTATGCCATTTCCCATGAACATGATCGCGATCCAGACTTGGTGGTGGCGGGACGCTTAATCGGCGGCCAGCGCTTTTCCATGTCTTGAACGTGATCAAAGCAGACAAAAGGCCGCCGCGGGTTTCCGCAGGCGGCCTTTGTTTTGTTTGAGCAAGTTCATTTGACCGGGCGTCGGCCTCACCGAACGGTGAGCACTCCGAGGCCTTAGAAAATTTCAGGACGTGTTTCCAACCACGCCCACACCAGAGGATGAGTTACCATGCCGGCACTGGCTGACCAGACATTCAACTGCCAAAGCGGGATCACCATCTCCCGAACGTCCCGCCCATCCGATTATCAAGCCGGCACTTCCGCGTGGATTGATCGACTGGATGCCGAACGTGGCGCGGTCCTGGCCTCGTCCTATGAATATCCGGGGCGCTACACCCGTTGGGACATGGCGCTGGTCAACCCGCCGCTGGTGATGGAAGCAAATGACCGAACCGTCGAAATAAGAGCGCTCAACGAACGCGGCAAGGTCCTAATGCCAGCCGTCGTCCGGGCGCTGAAGGCGCATCCCGATGTGGCAAACTTCTCGAGCTCTGACGAACGCATCGACCTCACTGTGAAGAAGCCGGACCGGGAGTTTCAGGAGGAGGAACGTTCGCGTCAGCCATCGACCTTCTCGATCGTTCGAGCGCTCAAAGAACTCTTTGCATGCGACGACGATCAGCTCGGCCTCTATGGCGCGTTCGGCTATGACATTGCGTTCCAGTTCGAGCCCATTGACCTGAAGCTGGAGCGGCCGGGAGACCAGCGGGACGTTGTCCTGTTCCTTCCCGATGAGATCCTGATCGTCGACCACCACGGAAAGCGTGCTTACGTGCTCGAATATGACTTTGAGGTCGATGGCAAGAGCACCAAGGGTCTGCCGCGCGACGGCGAGAAGAGCCCTTACATGCCGGCCAACGAAGACCCGGGCCGGGGCGACCACGAGCCAGGCGAATATGCCAAGCTGGTTCACAAGGCCAAAGACTATTTCCGCCGTGGCGATCTGTTCGAGACAGTCCCCGGCCAGACCTTCTATGAAGCATGCCCAAACCCGCCATCGGCCGTTTCCCGACGGCTTCAGCAGATCAATCCCTCGCCTTATTCCTTCTTCTTCAATCTGGGAAACCGCGAGTATCTCGTCGGCGCTTCCCCTGAGATGTATGTTCGGGTAACCGGCGGACGCCGGGTCGAGACCTGCCCGATTTCAGGCACCATCCGACGCGGCAAAAACGCGATCGAAGACGAAGCGCAGATCCGCAAGCTGCTGAATTCGTCCAAGGATGAGGCCGAACTGACCATGTGTTCGGACGTTGACCGGAACGACAAGAGCCGGGTTTCTGTTCCTGGTTCGGTGAAGGTTATCGGGCGGCGGCAAATCGAGATGTACTCGCGTCTGATCCATACGGTCGACCATATCGAGGGCATTTTACGCGAAGACATGGATGCGCTGGACGCCTTCCTGTCCCACACATGGGCAGTAACGGTCACCGGCGCACCAAAACGCTGGGCGATGGAGTTCATCGAGCAGAATGAAAAGAGCCCACGCGCCTGGTATGGCGGCGCCATCGGTGCCGTGCTTTTCAACGGTGACATGAACACCGGCCTGACGCTTCGGACTGTCCGGATCAAGGATGGCGTCGCGCAGATCCGCGCTGGTGCAACACTGCTCTACGACAGTGTTCCCGAGGACGAGGAAGCTGAAACCGAGCTCAAGGCGGAAGCCATGCGCGCTGCCGTTCGCGAGGCAGGGCTGGCGACCAAGACCGAGAACAAGACCCAAAAGGCAAAGCTTGGCGAAGGCCTCAAAATTCTGCTCGTCGATCATGAGGACAGCTTCGTCCACACGCTGGCGAATTATTTCCGCCAGACCGGAGCAGAGGTCGTCACCTATCGCTCGCCCGTCGCCGACCACGTCTTTTATGACGTCAATCCCGACCTCGTTGTGCTGTCGCCGGGCCCCGGTTCGCCAAAAGACTTCGATTGTGCGGCGACGATCGGTCGGGCACGTTCGCGCGGACTGCCGATCTTTGGTGTCTGCCTAGGCCTTCAGGCACTCACTGAAGCGCTCGGTGGCGAACTTGGCCAGCTGGACGTTCCGATGCATGGAAAGCCGTCCCCGATCTCGATTTCCGGTAACTCTATCCTGTTTGAAGGCCTCGATGCGCCCGTCATCGTCGGGCGCTACCATTCACTCTTCGCCAAGAAGGACAAGTTGCCCTCGGACTTCCGGGTCACCGCCGAGACGGAGGATGGAGTCATCATGGCCATAGAGCATGACGAAGAGCCAATAGCGGCGGTTCAATTCCATCCAGAGAGCATCATGTCGCTCGACCAGGATGCTGGCCACAAGATCATAGAGAATGTCGTCAGCCGGCTCGCCAGGGCGAAAGCCCTAGAGCCGGCCTGAGCCGGCTTCAGCCTGGACAGCTTAAGGCGGGCCTGGGTCTGCCTTTTTCTTTGCAAGAACGTGCAGAACCCAAAGTCGATCCGGCTCGTAAGTCCAGGTTTCTAGACAACCTAAGAAGCCGCGCAGCACTCTACGCGGCTTTTTCCATTTCGAATTCGTTTGCCTGAGGCGCTAGCCTACTTTTCTTGCCGCTTCCAAGAAGGCAATCATTTGGCTGCGAAGTTGTTGGAGATTGACCTCCTGCTGTTTGAGGCTGCCTGCAGCACCTACGACCTTTCCACTCACCTCCTGTGTTTCGGCCGTTGCGGACTGCACACCCACGATGCTTGCGGTGACATTTGTGGCACCGGCGGCGGCATCTTCGACATTGTGCGCAATTTCGCCAGTAGCCTCGGCCTGTTGATCCACGGCAGCCGCGATTGCAGAAGAGATCTCACTAACGCGTTCAATCGCATCGCTGATCTCCGCATTGGCGTCGACCGCATTGGCCGTGACGGACTGCAGAGCGGAAATTTGCGCGTTGATATCTTCCGTCGCATTCGCGGTCTGGCTGGCCAGCGCTTTGACCTCCTGTGCAACGATGGCAAACCCTCGGCCCATTTCGCCAGCCCGGGCCGCCTCAATGGTGGCGTTCAGGGCAAGCAGGTTGGTTTGGGCAGCGATGTCGTTGATAAGCTGAACCACTTCACCGATTTTCATCGAGCTGCGTGAAAGACTGTCGATTTCCCGGCTCATTGTCCGGGATTTATCTACGGCTCCGTTGGCAATCTCGGCTGCAGACACGACCTGTCGGTTGATCTCTGTGATTGAGCTCGTCAGCTCTTCCGTTGAAGCAGCAACACTGTGCATGTTGGTCGAGGCTTCTTCAGCCCCCGCGGCCACCATGACCGATTGCTCACTCGCTTCCGAGCAGGCCCGCGCGACATTGTCCGAAACCACGTTCAGGTCACCGACGGTATTGGTCATCGACTGAACCACGTCCTGAAGCTGGTCTTCAAAGTCGGATCCAAGCCTGCAGAAGTCGTCATGCCTCTCCTTGATCGACAGCGTGGCCTTATTGATACTGGTTGCTGCATCCTTGAAGCTTCCAGCCATCCCTTTCTCGGAAATCAGTCGGAAATGCTGGTTCCGGCCAACATAGTCGAGGCAAGCCTTGGATTCACGTAAGTAGGCATCTGTCCGATCTATCAGGAGGTTGATGGCGTGCATGAGTTCTGCCGCTTCGCCAGTCTCCGAAATATTGGTAATCCGCGCTTCGAAGTCACCATTCGCCACGGCGTGGCAAACGGATATAGCTTTTCTCAGGGAAGACTTTTTCAAACCTGATAACATGTCGATTGTTCCAATTAAATTGCCTGTTCACGCGGCAGAGGCGCTTGCCCATCGCGACTCGCGCGCAAGTGAGGTTTTCCCAGAGTTGCGACATATTCGTCGTAGGCGACTCCTTCGCGAGCAAGCAGATCCATCATCATCTGCTCTCCCGCAAGCATGCCGGCATTACGGTCTCCATGGCTCGCTTCCTCTCGAAGAAGTTCGCGATAAAGCGGCATAATCTGATCTTCAAGGATCTTGCGATCAGGAACCCTGCGGTTCGAATGATAGCCAATGATGCGACCTGACGTATCCCTGCTCGGGGTAACGTGGGCATAGACCCAGTAGTGATCGCCGTGCTTGGTCCGGTTGATCACATAGGCAAAGATCTCCTGCCCCGCCTCAACCGTTTGCCACAGCAGTTTGAAGACGCAACGCGGCATATGGGGATGCCGTATCAAGCTGTGCGGCTGACCGAGGACTTCCTTTTCCTTGTAGTCGGCGATCTTGAGGAAAACATCATTTGCGTAGGTGATGTGGCCCTTCAAATTTGTTTTGCTGACAATTATGTCGTCGTCGCCGAAGGTTCTCTCGACCCCGGTAACCGTAACGTTTCTTGGCATGACTATCTGCTGCGTTTTTCCGCGGAGTATCTGGATTTCTGGCCAGGATGGGCTGTCTGGAAGTTTAGGAGCGCGCGGATAAACGCTTGGTAAATTATAACATAGATAATAATACTTATTATTTTGATCCACTCGCCATGCAACAGTGCCAACCGCCTGTGTCAGGATCAGCCAGCAATGCCATTGGGCTTCAACCCTTAGCCTGCAGGCAGCGTCGTCCCGTCGGCGCCACAAGTCATTGTGCTATTGGTACCCATGCCTTCAGCTGCCTCTGCCGCCCGAACAGCCTGCTGTCCGAAAAGTCGGGCGACCATCCAGTCACGATCACCGTTTGATATCGCTCTGTGACTCATTTCGCGTTTCGGGAAAATTGCCTGCACGCCGTCATCTGACTGCTCTGCGACCGCGAAGCGAAACACATAGGCCGGTGTCATGCCCATCCTGAGGTCCGAAACAACAATCTGGTTCTCGACCATCTCAGCCTTGAAATATCCACGGCTAAACCAGGCTAGCTTCTCAAAAGCCTCGTTGTCCTCAAGGCAAATAGTCAGATCGGGACGCCGTGGATGACTATAGATTTTGGCGGGAGCATCATCATCGAGGAGTGACAGATAGAGGTTATGATAGGTGCCATTTTCGATGCCGATCACCTTCCAGAGAACGGAGTTGAACGGCGCTGCGAGTGCCATCATCTGATCCGACTCGATCCCTGCGTCGGCAAAGACGTCCCTGGCCCGGTTCTCCATGTGAGATTGAACTGCGATGCCAAAGCCAAGATAGGCCGTGCTGAAGACCACTGCTGCCATCAGGCCACGCGAAAAGCGTTTCGTCCAATCCTTCTTGAACAATGCCCAGATGACCACGCCAAGCAGCGGGAGCGTGTAGAGCGGGTCGATGATGAAGATGGACCCGACGCCCAAAGGCTCGGGGTAAACTGGCCAGAGAAGACGGGTGCCGTAGATCGTCATTGCATCGAGCAGCGCATGGGTCGACAGGCACAGGAAGACGGCAAGCCAGGTCAGCCAGCGATGATCGCGCAGACCCTTGAACAGCCTTACCAGCCCCTCACCGATCAGAGGTGTCGCTAACGCATGGACAAAAAGAGAATGGGTCCAGCCACGGTGAAACACGAAGGTATCGACCGGATCGTCGAAGGGAATGAAAACATCCAGATCAGGAAGAGTTCCAAGAACGCCGCCCACAAGCGCTGCTTTTCTCGGGCCGAGCTTCTTGCCGAGAACCACGGTCGACACGGCGGCGCCAAGAACGAATTGTGTCAGAGAATCCATATGTGAAACGATGTCCGGATGACGACGAGCGGTCTGTTGTGGGGTAAATCTCACTCTGCCATATGCTGTAGCTGCCTGAAATTGCAAGCTTTGCTATTGAAGCACATGCGGACAAGGGAAGACGACGGCTTTTCCAGCCGCCGCCTGCGATCGCTTTTGCGCCTAGTTCCCCTGCTCACCCGGCAGCTGCAGGAAATCCGAGACCGCATCGATCACCTTCCGATGGACAATGCCCCGATCAGACCCCGCCGGATTGTCACAGATCGGATCCTCGCCTTCCTCCTGCAGAATAAAGCGTGCCTTGTCCTTACAAAGCGCAAGAAAAGAGAAGTGGTTGGACGGCGCTATCTCAAGGTGGGTGGCGTTTGGCAAACGATCCGCCATACCGCTTCCCTGCTGTCCAACGTTGACCTGAAACGGCAAGGTCTCCTGCGATCCCAAATTGATCAGAAGCACCGGTTTTTCCATGGAGGCGATGCTCTCGTCGGTAAAGGCATATGGCCAGCCCGGATCGACCGCGATGGTTCCGGCGAACCGCGGATCTGCATAGTTTCCGTCAGTCAGTTCAAAATCAACGTTCCGAAAATCAACGCCTCCCTTGCCATAGAAATCACAGCCAGGCGCTTGCGGATTTTCGGCGCAATAATCACCGATCTTGGTGGCCTCAAGCATCAAGCCAATGCTTTGGAGCGCCGCCCCGCCGCCAAGCGAAAAGCCAAGTGAAAAAATTCTCGACCGGTCCACCTTCGGACCAAACTCCTGGTCATTCAGAAACAAGTCCAGAGCAGCCGACAAGTCATGAACCCGGTCGGAGAAGCGTGTGGACCGCCGAGGGGAACTGTCGCCAGAGGTACTGCCCGGATGATTGACCGCCAGCACCATGGCACCGCGCAGCGCCAACTCTGACGAGAGCCAACCAAGGCTGTCCATATTGCCGCCAGAGCCATGAGAGAGGACGACGAGAGGGAACTTGCCGGCAGCAATTTTGGGGCCCAGGATGGCCTTCGTTCCGTGAAAAAGAGGATTGTCGCCAATCGGCACGGCATAGGTCTTGGAACCAGCAGGATACCAGACGGACCCCTGGATGAGATGGCTGCGATGACTGGCCTTGATATCAAACCGGTCATAGCCACTGAGCGTTTCGGCTTCGGCTCCCGTCGCGAGAGAACCAAGAAGGCCAGCGGCGAAAAGAAGGTGTTTCATCGAATTGGTCTTTCCTGTGGTGGATCACAGGAGGGAGTCTGTTGAAACCTGACACGAAATACGTCCTATATCCGGTTCAAGGTCTTCCTGAAACCGGATATGGGACCAGACCAACCAGGTTCAAGCGCGATCGGTGCCATGCCAGTTCTACCCATTTCCATGTTTGCCGCCCTGGTTCTGGCCTATGTCTGGCTGCGCGCATTTCTGGCACGCGACACACCCGTCATGGTGCAGATCCTGATCCTGGCCTGTGCCATCCAGTCCCTGATCATCTCCTTCAACCAGCACTATGGGATCTCTTGGCTTGGCCCTGTGCAGCCAGTGACGGCCATGGTGATTCCAGCGCTTGCCTATCTGGCCTTCGCCAGCACGGCCATTCGTCCTTTGGCATGGAAGCGGGATTGCTTTCACGCGCTGGGTCCTGTTGCGGGCGCGATATGTTTCTACGCCCTGCCCGATATCATGGATGGTCTGGTGGTCGCTGCCTATGTCGGCTATGCGGGTCTGCTTCTGAAAGCCACGCTATCCGGTGCCGATGCCCTGCCCCTGATACGACTGGAGCACGGAGATCGGCCGCTCGCTCTGTGGCGGGTCGTGGGACTGGCCTTGCTGGCTTCCGCGTTCAGCGACGTGGTCATCATTGCGATCATGGCCGCCGATCAGGAGTGGCTGCGCCCCTGGGTCATCTCGATTTTTTCCTCCGGTGTCCTGCTGATGATCGGCATCTTGAACCTGTCGGACATGCTGAAAGACACCTCCGATGAAGAGAACTCGACCAGCGAGACCGCTTCCCCCGCCCGCCAGACTTCTGCTCGATCTCAAGCCTATGACGCAGACCCTGACCTCTTCACCGCGCTTGAAGACCTGATGAAGGGCGAAAAGATCTACCTTGATCCGAATCTGACGCTTGGCCGTGTAGCGCGGCGCCTCAAGGTGCCTGAGAAGCTGCTTTCGGCCACGATCAACGGCTACTCCGGCGTGAATGTCTCCCGGTACATAAATACCTTCAGGATTGAACACGCCTGTCAGGAACTGAAGGCCGGTGCCAATGTCACGTCCGCGATGTACACGAGCGGCTTCAACACCAAGTCGAATTTCAACCGCGAGTTTCTGCGCGTGAAAGGCTGTCCGCCAAGCACCTGGATGGAGGCCAGTTGAGGCCCAAACCTCAAGTGCGTACGCCCAGAACCTAAAGACCCAGACCAGATCTAATAGCGAAATCGAATAAAAAGCTTTCTTGCACTGAACCAAACACCTTGAAGCCAACACCTATATGCACAAGCAACGATCGGTTGAGGTGGGAATGGCTGCGGTTCGTAAGGATAAAATCAAGGCGCTGGAAGCGCTTCTGGTTCTGGAAGCTCGACACGGTGACCGGAAGGCCTTCAGCCGACTGGTCGAACTCAGGACACAACGCCTGCTGGCTCATGCGACCCGTCTATGTGGAGACAGGGAAGCCGCTCGAGACATTGCTCAAGAAGCTTGGGTTCAGATCTTCCAGGGCCTTTCAAGGCTGCGCGATGAAAATGCCTTTCTTCCCTGGGCACTTTGCATCGTATCCCGCCGGGTCGCTGCCCATATCAAGACCCTGCAGAAAGACCGGGCGATTGTCGAAACTGCCAGGACCGAGACTTCGGTTGTCACGCCAGCGCCCGAGCCAGGCCATCTGGATAGCGAGGCCGTCAGACTGGCACTGAACCAATTACCTCCGGCACAACAGGCAACCGTTGCCTTGTTTTACCTGGAAGATATGAGCGTCGCCGAGGTTGCGCTCGCCCTGGATGTTCCAGTCGGCACAGTCAAGAGCCGATTGATGAATGCACGCACCAGCTTACGAAACCATCTGAAAGGAGAGCCCCATGGATAAGCTCGATCAACTGATAGAGGATGCCTTGAAAGGCGAAGACAGACAGCTCTTCGAGGATACAAAGGAGCTAGGGTATTTCGCGCTCGGACTGAAGCAATTCAGGGGCAGGCTCGGCTGGGTCACCTGGGTGATCATGATCACCCAGAGCCTGATGTTCCTCGGTGGGAGCTGGTGTGCCGTTCAGTTTCTCGGAGCGGACGACACCCTGAGCGCGGTAAAATGGGGGATATCCTCCGCCGTTCTGATCCTTTGTGCCATCAACCTCAAACTCAGCCTCGCACCCCAAATGCAGGCTGACAGGATCTTGCGCGAACTGAAGCGAATGGAATTGATGATGTTGAACCGCAAAGACTGAGGCGTGAAGATCTTCGGTTTGCCGCTGCGAAAAAAGGCGGACACTCGTGTCCGCCTTTTCAAAATGCACCGGTGTCCCTAGTCCACGACGCGAACGGCACCCTTTGAAGCCGAGGTCGTCAGGGCTGCATAGGCACGCAGCGCCGTGGTGATCTTGCGCTTGCGCTTTTCAACCGGTTTCCAGGCCGCATCACCCTTCAGGTCCATCTGTGTACGGCGCTCCGCCAGCTCGCCATCAGAGAGGTCGACCTTCATCACTCGGTTCGGGATATCGATGACGATGGTGTCACCTTCCTCGACGAGACCGATGGCACCGCCCTCGGCAGCTTCAGGCGAAATGTGACCAATGGACAGGCCCGAGGAGCCACCCGAGAAACGGCCATCGGTAATCAGCGCACAGGCTTTGCCGAGCCCTTTGGACTTCAGATAGCTGGTCGGATAGAGCATTTCCTGCATGCCAGGCCCGCCGCGCGGCCCCTCGTAGCGGATAAGAACCACATCGCCCTCGTGGACCTTGCCGGTCAGGATCGCACTCACAGCACTGTCCTGGCTCTCGAAGATCCGGGCCGGACCGGTGAACTTCAAAATGCTCTCGTCTACGCCGGCGGTTTTCACGACACAGCCATCTTCGGCGATATTGCCGTAAAGAACTGCGAGGCCGCCGTCCTTGCTGTAGGCATGTTTGCCGTCGCGGATCACACCTGAGGTCCGATCGAGATCAAGCTCATCCCAACGACGCTCCTGGCTGAAGGCCACCTGTGTCGGAACACCGCCTGGAGCGGCCTTGTAGAACTTGTGAACGCTTTCGGAGTTTGTCTGACAGACATCCCAACGCGCCAAGGCTTCCTTCATGGAGGCCGAGTGAACCGTCGGATTGTCTGAATGCAGGTGCCCTGCCCGATCCAGTTCCCCGAGGATGCCCATAATGCCGCCCGCACGATGAACGTCTTCCATGTGGATGTTCTCGATCGCCGGCGCGACCTTGCACAGCACTGGAACCTTGCGGGATAGACGGTCAATATCATCCATCGTGAAGCCCACTTCGCCTTCGTAGGAGGCCGCGAGAAGATGAAGGATCGTGTTGGTTGAGCCCCCCATGGAGATGTCGAGGCTCATGGCATTTTCAAAGGCCTGGAAATTGGCGATGGAGCGCGGCAGAACGCTTTCGTCATCCTGCTCGTAGTAACGCTTCGCCAAGTCGACGATCAGATGACCTGCTTCAACGAACAGCCGCTCGCGGTCTGCATGAGTCGCCAGCGTCGAGCCGTTGCCCGGCAGCGCAAGACCAAGGGCTTCCGTGAGGCAGTTCATCGAGTTTGCCGTGAACATACCCGAGCAGGAACCACAAGTCGGACAGGCATTCTGCTCCATTTCCATGACGTCGGCATCTGACGCACTGTCATCTGCAGCCATGACCATGGCGTCGACCAGGTCAACGGCCTTCGCGACGCCGTTCTCCAAAACAACCTTACCCGCTTCCATCGGGCCACCTGAAACGAAGACAACCGGAATGTTCAGACGCATGGCCGCGTTCAGCATTCCCGGCGTAATCTTGTCGCAGTTGGAAATGCAGACGATGGCATCGGCGCAGTGTCCGTTGACCATATATTCCACGGCATCCGCGATGACCTCGCGTGACGGCAGCGAATAGAGCATGCCGTCATGTCCCATGGCGATGCCATCATCGACCGCAATGGTGTTGAATTCCTTCGCGATACCACCGGCCTTTTCGACTTCCCGAGCGACGAGCTGACCAAGATCTTTCAGGTGCACATGCCCTGGCACGAACTGTGTGAAGGAGTTGGCGATGGCAATGATTGGCTTGCCAAAATCATTATCCTTCATGCCGGTTGCGCGCCACAAGCTTCGCGCGCCCGCCATATTGCGGCCATGGGT is a window of Labrenzia sp. CE80 DNA encoding:
- a CDS encoding methyl-accepting chemotaxis protein yields the protein MANGDFEARITNISETGEAAELMHAINLLIDRTDAYLRESKACLDYVGRNQHFRLISEKGMAGSFKDAATSINKATLSIKERHDDFCRLGSDFEDQLQDVVQSMTNTVGDLNVVSDNVARACSEASEQSVMVAAGAEEASTNMHSVAASTEELTSSITEINRQVVSAAEIANGAVDKSRTMSREIDSLSRSSMKIGEVVQLINDIAAQTNLLALNATIEAARAGEMGRGFAIVAQEVKALASQTANATEDINAQISALQSVTANAVDANAEISDAIERVSEISSAIAAAVDQQAEATGEIAHNVEDAAAGATNVTASIVGVQSATAETQEVSGKVVGAAGSLKQQEVNLQQLRSQMIAFLEAARKVG
- a CDS encoding MarR family transcriptional regulator; translation: MVKEPEIGEKRAETNSENQTTGDRAAVARNQWSREIPGLDLAPMVLLGRLNEASHVVSTEHLAPIFKAAGLKQGEFDVLATLVRSGHPYKLMPTELYRSTMMSSGGMTARLDRLEKSGHITRCPHPEDRRALMVCLTDQGLKLIKGMMPDYITCQQKTVSGLTDAEVEQLSALLEKFIASTAR
- a CDS encoding anthranilate synthase component I; translation: MPALADQTFNCQSGITISRTSRPSDYQAGTSAWIDRLDAERGAVLASSYEYPGRYTRWDMALVNPPLVMEANDRTVEIRALNERGKVLMPAVVRALKAHPDVANFSSSDERIDLTVKKPDREFQEEERSRQPSTFSIVRALKELFACDDDQLGLYGAFGYDIAFQFEPIDLKLERPGDQRDVVLFLPDEILIVDHHGKRAYVLEYDFEVDGKSTKGLPRDGEKSPYMPANEDPGRGDHEPGEYAKLVHKAKDYFRRGDLFETVPGQTFYEACPNPPSAVSRRLQQINPSPYSFFFNLGNREYLVGASPEMYVRVTGGRRVETCPISGTIRRGKNAIEDEAQIRKLLNSSKDEAELTMCSDVDRNDKSRVSVPGSVKVIGRRQIEMYSRLIHTVDHIEGILREDMDALDAFLSHTWAVTVTGAPKRWAMEFIEQNEKSPRAWYGGAIGAVLFNGDMNTGLTLRTVRIKDGVAQIRAGATLLYDSVPEDEEAETELKAEAMRAAVREAGLATKTENKTQKAKLGEGLKILLVDHEDSFVHTLANYFRQTGAEVVTYRSPVADHVFYDVNPDLVVLSPGPGSPKDFDCAATIGRARSRGLPIFGVCLGLQALTEALGGELGQLDVPMHGKPSPISISGNSILFEGLDAPVIVGRYHSLFAKKDKLPSDFRVTAETEDGVIMAIEHDEEPIAAVQFHPESIMSLDQDAGHKIIENVVSRLARAKALEPA
- the sthA gene encoding Si-specific NAD(P)(+) transhydrogenase → MEHYDLIVIGSGPAGRRAAIQAAKFGRDVLVVERGRRVGGVSVHTGTIPSKTLRETALNLSGWRERGFYGRSYRVKQDISADDLRARLHITLNHEIEVLEHQFARNQVSTLRGEAKFVDEKSIEVEGEAGETFHFSADKFLIAVGTQPFRPDYVPFDGEYILDSDEILDLVDLPRSIAVIGAGVIGIEYATIFSALDVHVTLIEPRDTMLDFIDSELVADFTHELRDRGIVMRFGSKVEKITKHGPGKCEIELEGGRCIRSNVVLFAAGRMGNTQPLNLDACGLTVDHRGRLKVDAQTFQTDVEHIFAAGDVIGFPSLASTSMEQGRIATCHALGEKAYDPPEYFPYGIYAVPEISTVGMTEEEVKERGIPYECGIARFRETSRGHIMGLNSGMLKMIFSLKTRRLLGCHIVGEGATELIHIGQAVLNLKGTLEYFVENTFNYPTLAEAYKIAALDAWNRMPMVDE
- a CDS encoding PAS domain-containing protein, which codes for MPRNVTVTGVERTFGDDDIIVSKTNLKGHITYANDVFLKIADYKEKEVLGQPHSLIRHPHMPRCVFKLLWQTVEAGQEIFAYVINRTKHGDHYWVYAHVTPSRDTSGRIIGYHSNRRVPDRKILEDQIMPLYRELLREEASHGDRNAGMLAGEQMMMDLLAREGVAYDEYVATLGKPHLRASRDGQAPLPREQAI
- a CDS encoding metal-dependent hydrolase codes for the protein MDSLTQFVLGAAVSTVVLGKKLGPRKAALVGGVLGTLPDLDVFIPFDDPVDTFVFHRGWTHSLFVHALATPLIGEGLVRLFKGLRDHRWLTWLAVFLCLSTHALLDAMTIYGTRLLWPVYPEPLGVGSIFIIDPLYTLPLLGVVIWALFKKDWTKRFSRGLMAAVVFSTAYLGFGIAVQSHMENRARDVFADAGIESDQMMALAAPFNSVLWKVIGIENGTYHNLYLSLLDDDAPAKIYSHPRRPDLTICLEDNEAFEKLAWFSRGYFKAEMVENQIVVSDLRMGMTPAYVFRFAVAEQSDDGVQAIFPKREMSHRAISNGDRDWMVARLFGQQAVRAAEAAEGMGTNSTMTCGADGTTLPAG